The proteins below are encoded in one region of Ignavibacteriota bacterium:
- a CDS encoding VWA domain-containing protein translates to MKRGLILPLLLLCLCTTSAQLRLEVPALDMQALPHVRMRVLLLRDGAPYAASARATWRLTQNGRPVDIEVACPDSGWFNAVALVLDNSGSMTGVSLDGLKSAAHTLVDSLRPVDETAIVTFGTGVQVTRDFTAAKDSLHRAIDTLRAGGNTPLYDAIMEALRRISLKQGRKALVVFTDGVDNASSSSFEDIRAAASAAGVRLFTIGFGGGAVSERQLQLLATETGARYFRVFGASQLREVFAAIASDLTFPGCVLTWQAPSCTDSTRFLHLEATAQGQTAMWDSVVQFPFRPDTLTLRVDAPPEVDPGGNVIAYLRLTPRVHTGLLLSFRFLFRYDAALLDIAPLLPVTVGTITQNTRVTLRALRPGTIECSAELIEPAFHTGALLGFRLTGRAADSSRPVILAIDSLEFEAGCASVVHTVPDTIDVCQCLVLAPAEVSVPVFSQGGSELTATVRYPAAFRGRPGVFHLQFRHDAHLRFLRAEGGAGDRLRWQSEGSSVRVSGAGDGSATGDSVLCRLVFAAASLPAGAHAGLLVHDARAYADCCVWNTAEISDSTSIDGYCTPLLGRASSARLGAPYPQPANGMVLLPVHMPSGQAQQIRIVLTAGDGAEVFRLHDGLLQPGTHVLRCDLVALPSGVYHIHLQSETAGETRSFRIVR, encoded by the coding sequence ATGAAACGAGGTCTGATCCTTCCACTTCTTCTTCTATGTCTGTGCACTACGTCCGCACAGTTGCGCCTCGAGGTGCCTGCGCTCGACATGCAGGCCCTTCCGCATGTGCGTATGCGTGTGTTGCTGTTGCGCGATGGTGCGCCCTACGCCGCATCAGCCCGCGCCACGTGGCGGCTCACACAGAACGGTCGGCCCGTCGATATCGAGGTGGCGTGTCCCGACAGCGGCTGGTTCAACGCGGTGGCACTTGTGCTCGACAACTCGGGTTCGATGACCGGTGTCTCGCTGGATGGACTCAAGTCAGCGGCCCATACGCTGGTCGACAGTCTGCGTCCCGTCGACGAAACGGCCATCGTCACCTTCGGTACAGGTGTGCAGGTGACACGCGACTTCACCGCGGCAAAGGACTCGCTGCATCGCGCAATCGATACGCTGCGTGCCGGCGGGAACACTCCGCTGTACGACGCCATCATGGAGGCACTGCGGCGCATCTCCCTGAAGCAGGGCCGGAAGGCGCTGGTTGTATTCACCGACGGGGTCGACAACGCGTCCTCGTCGAGTTTCGAGGATATACGCGCTGCGGCCTCCGCGGCGGGCGTGCGCCTCTTCACCATCGGTTTCGGCGGCGGGGCGGTATCGGAGCGGCAGCTCCAGCTACTGGCCACCGAGACCGGGGCACGCTACTTCCGTGTGTTCGGCGCGTCGCAGTTGCGCGAGGTGTTTGCCGCCATCGCCAGCGACCTGACCTTCCCCGGCTGTGTGCTCACGTGGCAGGCGCCATCCTGCACCGACAGTACACGCTTCCTCCACCTCGAGGCCACGGCGCAGGGGCAGACGGCGATGTGGGACAGTGTTGTGCAGTTTCCCTTCCGACCAGATACACTGACATTGCGTGTGGACGCTCCTCCCGAGGTGGATCCCGGGGGAAACGTGATCGCCTACCTGCGGCTTACACCACGTGTGCACACCGGCCTGTTGCTCAGTTTCCGTTTTCTGTTCCGCTACGATGCCGCACTGCTCGACATCGCCCCATTGCTTCCTGTGACGGTCGGCACCATCACGCAGAATACACGCGTGACATTGCGCGCGTTGCGACCGGGCACAATCGAGTGCAGCGCCGAACTCATCGAGCCGGCGTTTCATACCGGGGCGTTGCTCGGTTTCCGTCTCACAGGACGCGCGGCCGACAGCAGCCGTCCCGTGATACTGGCCATCGACAGTCTGGAGTTCGAAGCCGGCTGCGCCAGTGTTGTTCACACTGTGCCCGACACCATCGATGTGTGCCAGTGCCTTGTGTTGGCACCCGCGGAGGTGTCGGTACCCGTCTTCAGTCAGGGCGGTTCGGAACTCACCGCAACGGTCCGTTACCCGGCTGCATTCCGTGGCAGGCCCGGGGTGTTTCACCTGCAGTTCCGGCACGATGCACACCTGCGATTTCTGCGCGCGGAGGGCGGGGCAGGGGATCGGTTACGCTGGCAGAGCGAAGGCAGTTCGGTGCGTGTTTCCGGAGCGGGGGATGGATCCGCAACCGGCGATTCAGTACTCTGTCGCCTTGTGTTTGCTGCCGCGTCGCTGCCTGCAGGAGCGCATGCGGGACTACTTGTACATGATGCTCGCGCATACGCCGACTGCTGCGTATGGAATACAGCGGAAATATCCGACAGCACGTCCATCGACGGTTACTGTACACCGCTACTTGGCAGAGCGTCCAGTGCGCGTCTCGGCGCACCGTACCCGCAACCGGCCAATGGGATGGTGCTGTTACCGGTGCATATGCCATCCGGTCAGGCACAACAGATTCGTATCGTACTCACCGCCGGAGACGGCGCGGAAGTATTCCGTCTTCACGACGGTTTACTTCAGCCGGGCACGCATGTGCTGCGCTGCGATCTCGTGGCGCTTCCGTCCGGAGTGTACCACATTCACCTCCAGAGCGAGACCGCGGGCGAGACACGTTCTTTTCGCATAGTGCGTTGA
- a CDS encoding T9SS type A sorting domain-containing protein, with amino-acid sequence MQIICLRLLRSGEEPSGSRVLDVDVAGLRAGLYFVRVTGRQATQTVKLLIR; translated from the coding sequence ATGCAAATAATATGTCTCCGCCTGTTGCGTTCGGGCGAGGAGCCGTCGGGCAGCCGTGTCCTCGATGTGGACGTGGCGGGTCTGCGCGCGGGGCTGTACTTTGTGCGGGTGACCGGCAGGCAGGCGACACAGACAGTGAAACTGCTCATACGTTGA
- a CDS encoding VOC family protein: MTTVNVYLNFAGNCEEAFEFYKSVFGGEFPYVGRFKDMPPQEGMPPLPAEMENQIMHISLPIGGDTMLMGSDTGGEWAPSYVQGNNFAISISTDTKEEADRLFAGLSAGGTVTMPLSTAFWGSYFGMFTDKFGVNWMVSQGGEGM, from the coding sequence ATGACAACAGTGAACGTGTATCTGAATTTCGCCGGGAACTGCGAAGAGGCGTTCGAATTCTATAAATCCGTGTTCGGCGGAGAATTCCCGTATGTCGGACGTTTCAAGGACATGCCGCCGCAAGAGGGTATGCCGCCGCTGCCGGCGGAGATGGAAAACCAGATCATGCATATCTCGCTGCCGATCGGTGGCGACACCATGCTGATGGGGAGCGATACCGGCGGCGAATGGGCGCCGAGCTATGTGCAGGGCAACAACTTCGCCATCTCGATCAGCACCGACACGAAGGAAGAAGCCGACCGGCTCTTCGCCGGACTCTCCGCCGGCGGCACCGTCACCATGCCGCTCAGCACCGCCTTCTGGGGCTCCTACTTCGGCATGTTCACCGACAAGTTCGGTGTGAACTGGATGGTGAGCCAGGGCGGCGAGGGAATGTAA
- a CDS encoding T9SS type A sorting domain-containing protein — protein sequence MTIDKHDPLVFRGHVIYRLTSYSSTTINYNHTPQQALLGPAYPQPARTRVQVPYTVEHAGTLRFDLYDAMGRHIRTLRAGEESPGSRVLDVDVAGLRAGLYFVRVTTPSGVDVRRISVLP from the coding sequence GTGACCATCGACAAGCATGATCCTCTCGTATTTCGCGGTCATGTAATATACCGCCTAACATCGTACTCCTCAACCACGATTAACTACAACCATACGCCACAACAGGCGCTGCTCGGTCCCGCCTACCCGCAGCCGGCGCGTACACGCGTGCAGGTGCCGTACACGGTGGAGCATGCGGGGACGCTGCGTTTTGATCTGTACGACGCGATGGGCCGCCACATCCGCACACTGCGAGCCGGCGAGGAGTCGCCGGGCAGCCGTGTCCTCGATGTGGACGTGGCGGGTCTGCGCGCGGGGCTGTACTTTGTGCGGGTGACGACGCCCTCCGGCGTTGATGTGCGACGTATCAGCGTGCTGCCATGA